Part of the Halodesulfurarchaeum formicicum genome is shown below.
ATGATACTGGACTGCTTCAACTCCGTCCCCAGATAGTACCGCATTCATTTCGACTTGTGCTACCGGCTTGAATCGGTTGAGCAGGGCTACTGATAATACAGGAGGTTTAAGTATATCGTCGGTCAGGTCGGTTTCGACGAACTCGCCAGGGTGGCCCCAATCAGGCGCCGATGGCCGCGTCTGAGTCGTGAGGAAAGTGACTGTTGGGTAATGTCGAGTTCCGCCGCGATCGACTCGAGTGATGCTTTGCGCGGGGTGTCGAAGTAGCCCCGCTCGTAAGCCAGGATCAGTGCCTCACGCTGGGACTCGGTCAACTCGTAGCCCTCCCCTTTGATCGGGAGCATTGCGTGGACCGCAGTAATTTCGATCGGAATATCGTTGTCCTGGCAGTACTCGCGAAACTCGGCGATTGTCTCCTGGCCCTCTCCGCGCACCTCGAATCGCCACTCGTCTTTCGTTCCGATTCCGGAGAGGACGACGACGTTCGCTTTGGCCAGGGCGCTCAGGACGCCGAAGTACTCCTGTTGCCACTCCGCTCGCATGAGATACTGGTCCTCGATGTGATCGACCATTTGAATGGCCTGCACCCCCTCGTGTGGGTCGAACGCGGCTTCGATGTCATCGGTTTTCACGCCACGAACCCAGAAGTACGGGATGATCAGCGTCTGGTGGGGGATCAGCCGTTCCAGTTCGACTGTTACTCCTGGCAGGTTCTCGAAGACACTCCCCAG
Proteins encoded:
- a CDS encoding helix-turn-helix domain-containing protein, translated to MATVMEFTSPAAEFPLGSVFENLPGVTVELERLIPHQTLIIPYFWVRGVKTDDIEAAFDPHEGVQAIQMVDHIEDQYLMRAEWQQEYFGVLSALAKANVVVLSGIGTKDEWRFEVRGEGQETIAEFREYCQDNDIPIEITAVHAMLPIKGEGYELTESQREALILAYERGYFDTPRKASLESIAAELDITQQSLSSRLRRGHRRLIGATLASSSKPT